One window of Papaver somniferum cultivar HN1 unplaced genomic scaffold, ASM357369v1 unplaced-scaffold_5, whole genome shotgun sequence genomic DNA carries:
- the LOC113342956 gene encoding uncharacterized protein LOC113342956 isoform X2 — protein sequence MQILPNLDFVLYVGGHVWALDWCPRVHQKSDCDIKCEYLAVSAHPPESSYHKIGATLTGRGVIQIWCVLNVSGKEEDLPPLTKKKGKQGRPRKQIVTDESPSLVKKPRGRPRKTTITKPLKKARGRPRKTPIIEDLSLSEDSDEVFLDSETDEETDQASPPLRNRRGRQKKEAVIGESVAGVDSDSQITQALANQTENPTVETAPPLKVYQRAKWRMDKKPVSKESVKNLDGNNQIAGALTDQIEKGTDITSLPLNKTKITSSPLNKTKRKLRKKTSSPLNKTKRKLRKKTVTEDSIGDLDSSSMLSLALIPSDKGSQGTDRTSPPKTRIKLRSRRTRSRTSNNLAREKISALTSDDELLDEPPGIFTNFGAKMHNDGEAELKSAETDIELKNEAQEDCDLLINTFRKKRKRKEKGRDEISIEGIRSTETAKLTEGQADKSPLPVLPASGDCGQHSTALNQIEVADGCLDSNKPDFQLPTDVLLPRLVLCLAHNGKVAWDVKWRPLNVDFESSEDMRRMGYLAVLLGNGSLEVWEVPSPSKIKALYASYQTDCTDPRFVKLAPVFKCSELKTGDRQSIPLTLEWSRASPHDLIVAGCHDGTVALWKFSPTGSPIDTKPLLRFSADNAPIRSLAWAPCGSDAESVNVIATAGHGGLRFWDLRDPYRPLWDLNPMRRTIYSVDWLPDPRCVIMSFDDGTLRILSLLKSANDVPVTGKPYAGTQQQGLHSLFCSSFPVWSVQASRLTGIVAYCSADGYVVHFQLTEKAVDKDPSRNKAPHFLCGSLTDEDAAVAVNTPLPGLPFPLKKSLNEWGDTPRSTRGFSSDFNHAKKAKGQPTSDDTRLVLWEADDTSNCASELLVDSQKGKSIPKTKASKKKTSTADLTLAIREEAAENSDGGEKNQKEEKEMEIDVFPSKIVALHRVRWNMNKGSERWLCYGGAAGIVRCQEISTRFL from the exons ATGCAAATTCTACCAAACCTAG ATTTTGTGTTATATGTTGGAGGACATGTTTGGGCGTTGGATTGGTGTCCTAGAGTTCATCAAAAATCCGATTGTGATATCAAGTGTGAG TATCTTGCCGTATCTGCTCATCCACCAGAATCTTCTTATCACAAGATAGGTGCTACATTGACGGGTAGAGGTGTGATTCAGATATGGTGTGTTTTGAATGTTAGTGGGAAAGAGGAAGATTTGCCTCCATTGACCAAGAAAAAAGGTAAACAAGGAAGGCCAAGAAAGCAAATAGTTACCGATGAATCGCCGTCACTTGTAAAGAAGCCAAGAGGTAGACCAAGAAAGACAACAATTACAAAGCCATTGAAGAAGGCAAGAGGAAGACCAAGAAAGACCCCGATCATTGAGGACCTTAGTCTTTCAGAGGACAGTGACGAGGTGTTTCTTGATTCTGAAACCGACGAGGAAACTGACCAAGCTTCACCGCCTCTGAGAAACAGAAGAGGAAGACAGAAAAAGGAAGCGGTTATAGGGGAATCTGTTGCTGGTGTAGACAGTGATAGTCAGATAACTCAAGCTCTTGCTAATCAGACAGAGAATCCAACAGTGGAAACAGCCCCACCATTGAAGGTTTATCAACGGGCAAAATGGAGAATGGATAAGAAACCAGTGTCTAAGGAATCTGTGAAGAATTTGGATGGCAATAACCAGATTGCTGGGGCACTTACAGATCAGATTGAAAAGGGTACAGACATAACCTCTTTACCtttgaataaaacaaaaataacctCTTCACCTTTGAATAAAACAAAAAGGAAACTAAGAAAGAAAACATCTTCACCTTTGAATAAAACAAAAAGGAAACTAAGAAAGAAAACAGTTACTGAGGATTCTATTGGCGACTTAGACAGTAGTAGCATGTTATCTCTGGCACTTATTCCATCAGACAAGGGGAGTCAGGGGACTGACAGAACTTCACCACCGAAGACAAGGATTAAATTAAGATCTAGAAGAACCAGAAGTAGAACATCAAATAATTTGGCCAGAGAAAAAATAAGTGCTCTAACTTCTGATGATGAATTATTAGATGAACCTCCTGGGATTTTCACTAATTTTGGGGCAAAAATGCATAACGACGGAGAAGCGGAACTGAAATCCGCTGAAACTGATATTGAGTTAAAGAATGAAGCACAAGAAGACTGTGACCTTCTCATTAATACGTTCaggaagaagagaaaaaggaaagagaagggAAGGGATGAGATCTCTATTGAAGGTATTAGGTCTACTGAAACTGCTAAGTTGACAGAGGGACAAGCAGACAAATCACCCCTTCCAGTTTTGCCAGCATCTGGAGATTGCGGTCAACACTCAACGGCATTAAACCAGATAGAAGTTGCTGATGggtgcctggattctaacaagccTGATTTTCAGCTTCCAACGGATGTTCTTTTGCCTAGACTTGTGTTATGTCTTGCACACAATGGTAAAGTTGCATGGGATGTGAAATGGCGGCCTTTAAATGTTGATTTCGAGTCTTCTGAAGATATGCGTCGCATGGGCTATCTTGCTGTATTGCTTGGAAATGGTTCCTTGGAAGT GTGGGAGGTTCCCTCTCCAAGTAAGATCAAAGCTTTATATGCTTCTTACCAAACAGACTGTACTGATCCTCGATTTGTGAAACTTGCGCCAGTGTTCAAATGCTCGGAGTTGAAAACTGGGGACAGGCAAAG CATTCCCCTAACCTTGGAGTGGTCGCGTGCATCCCCACATGATTTAATTGTGGCAGGCTGCCATGATGGAACT gTTGCTTTGTGGAAATTCTCTCCAACTGGTTCCCCTATAG ATACCAAACCTTTGCTACGCTTCAGTGCAGATAATGCCCCTATAAGATCCCTTGCTTGGGCTCCCTGTGGTAG TGATGCAGAGAGTGTAAATGTAATTGCTACTGCTGGACATGGCGGCCTAAGGTTTTGGGACTTACG TGATCCATATCGCCCTCTATGGGACCTAAATCCGATGAGGAGAACCATATATAGTGTGGATTGGCTCCCAGATCCGAG GTGTGTCATTATGTCCTTCGATGATGGCACACTAAGGATTCTCAGCTTGTTGAAGTCTGCAAACGATGTTCCTGTCACTGGGAAGCCTTATGCAGGGACACAACAACAAGGACTGCATAGTTTATTCTGTTCATCATTTCCCGTCTGGAGTGTACAAGCCTCTAGACTGACAG GTATCGTTGCATATTGCAGTGCGGATGGTTATGTTGTTCATTTTCAG CTCACAGAAAAAGCGGTAGACAAAGATCCTTCTCGGAACAAGGCTCCACATTTTCTTTGTGGGTCACTGACAGATGAAGACGCAGCAGTAGCGGTCAATACTCCATTGCCTGGCCTTCCTTTCCCTCTGAAAAAGTCTTTGAATGAGTGGGGGGACACACCAAGGTCGACTCGTGGGTTTTCATCAGATTTCAATCATGCAAAGAAAGCGAAAGGTCAGCCAACATCAGATGATACAAGACTTG TTTTATGGGAAGCCGATGATACCTCAAATTGCGCATCTGAATTGTTGGTGGATTCTCAAAAAGGCAAATCAATTCCTAAAACCAAAGCTTCCAAAAAGAAAACATCCACTGCAGACCTAACTTTAGCAATCAGAGAAGAAGCTGCAGAGAATTCAGACGGAGGAGAAAAAAATcagaaggaagaaaaagaaatggaaattgATGTTTTTCCTTCCAAGATTGTAGCACTGCACAGAGTGAGATGGAACATGAACAAAGGGAGCGAAAGATGGTTGTGTTATGGAGGAGCTGCTGGAATTGTAAGGTGCCAAGAAATTTCCACACGTTTTCTCTAG
- the LOC113342956 gene encoding uncharacterized protein LOC113342956 isoform X1 yields the protein MDSSTADEEDSDVLVSPFDYSTENHFRAMDKISEICGEEPLCVNAQEESSVTFVRQWKDFRYVPRTIKFVRETESQQGKNVSHDVNLPQFSAASVPKMEQVPIDANSTKPRKDFVLYVGGHVWALDWCPRVHQKSDCDIKCEYLAVSAHPPESSYHKIGATLTGRGVIQIWCVLNVSGKEEDLPPLTKKKGKQGRPRKQIVTDESPSLVKKPRGRPRKTTITKPLKKARGRPRKTPIIEDLSLSEDSDEVFLDSETDEETDQASPPLRNRRGRQKKEAVIGESVAGVDSDSQITQALANQTENPTVETAPPLKVYQRAKWRMDKKPVSKESVKNLDGNNQIAGALTDQIEKGTDITSLPLNKTKITSSPLNKTKRKLRKKTSSPLNKTKRKLRKKTVTEDSIGDLDSSSMLSLALIPSDKGSQGTDRTSPPKTRIKLRSRRTRSRTSNNLAREKISALTSDDELLDEPPGIFTNFGAKMHNDGEAELKSAETDIELKNEAQEDCDLLINTFRKKRKRKEKGRDEISIEGIRSTETAKLTEGQADKSPLPVLPASGDCGQHSTALNQIEVADGCLDSNKPDFQLPTDVLLPRLVLCLAHNGKVAWDVKWRPLNVDFESSEDMRRMGYLAVLLGNGSLEVWEVPSPSKIKALYASYQTDCTDPRFVKLAPVFKCSELKTGDRQSIPLTLEWSRASPHDLIVAGCHDGTVALWKFSPTGSPIDTKPLLRFSADNAPIRSLAWAPCGSDAESVNVIATAGHGGLRFWDLRDPYRPLWDLNPMRRTIYSVDWLPDPRCVIMSFDDGTLRILSLLKSANDVPVTGKPYAGTQQQGLHSLFCSSFPVWSVQASRLTGIVAYCSADGYVVHFQLTEKAVDKDPSRNKAPHFLCGSLTDEDAAVAVNTPLPGLPFPLKKSLNEWGDTPRSTRGFSSDFNHAKKAKGQPTSDDTRLVLWEADDTSNCASELLVDSQKGKSIPKTKASKKKTSTADLTLAIREEAAENSDGGEKNQKEEKEMEIDVFPSKIVALHRVRWNMNKGSERWLCYGGAAGIVRCQEISTRFL from the exons ATGGATAGTTCtactgctgatgaagaagattcTGATGTTCTGGTTTCACCATTCGATTATTCTACTGAGAATCATTTCAGAGCAATGGATAAAATATCTGAGATCTGTGGGGAAGAACCTTTGTGTGTGAATGCCCAAGAAGAGTCATCAGTCACTTTTGTAAG GCAATGGAAGGATTTTCGTTATGTACCAAGAACAATTAAATTTGTTCGCGAAACTGAAAGCCAGCAAGGAAAAAATGTCAGTCATGATGTAAACTTACCTCAGTTTTCTGCTGCATCTGTTCCCAAG ATGGAGCAGGTGCCTATTGATGCAAATTCTACCAAACCTAG GAAAGATTTTGTGTTATATGTTGGAGGACATGTTTGGGCGTTGGATTGGTGTCCTAGAGTTCATCAAAAATCCGATTGTGATATCAAGTGTGAG TATCTTGCCGTATCTGCTCATCCACCAGAATCTTCTTATCACAAGATAGGTGCTACATTGACGGGTAGAGGTGTGATTCAGATATGGTGTGTTTTGAATGTTAGTGGGAAAGAGGAAGATTTGCCTCCATTGACCAAGAAAAAAGGTAAACAAGGAAGGCCAAGAAAGCAAATAGTTACCGATGAATCGCCGTCACTTGTAAAGAAGCCAAGAGGTAGACCAAGAAAGACAACAATTACAAAGCCATTGAAGAAGGCAAGAGGAAGACCAAGAAAGACCCCGATCATTGAGGACCTTAGTCTTTCAGAGGACAGTGACGAGGTGTTTCTTGATTCTGAAACCGACGAGGAAACTGACCAAGCTTCACCGCCTCTGAGAAACAGAAGAGGAAGACAGAAAAAGGAAGCGGTTATAGGGGAATCTGTTGCTGGTGTAGACAGTGATAGTCAGATAACTCAAGCTCTTGCTAATCAGACAGAGAATCCAACAGTGGAAACAGCCCCACCATTGAAGGTTTATCAACGGGCAAAATGGAGAATGGATAAGAAACCAGTGTCTAAGGAATCTGTGAAGAATTTGGATGGCAATAACCAGATTGCTGGGGCACTTACAGATCAGATTGAAAAGGGTACAGACATAACCTCTTTACCtttgaataaaacaaaaataacctCTTCACCTTTGAATAAAACAAAAAGGAAACTAAGAAAGAAAACATCTTCACCTTTGAATAAAACAAAAAGGAAACTAAGAAAGAAAACAGTTACTGAGGATTCTATTGGCGACTTAGACAGTAGTAGCATGTTATCTCTGGCACTTATTCCATCAGACAAGGGGAGTCAGGGGACTGACAGAACTTCACCACCGAAGACAAGGATTAAATTAAGATCTAGAAGAACCAGAAGTAGAACATCAAATAATTTGGCCAGAGAAAAAATAAGTGCTCTAACTTCTGATGATGAATTATTAGATGAACCTCCTGGGATTTTCACTAATTTTGGGGCAAAAATGCATAACGACGGAGAAGCGGAACTGAAATCCGCTGAAACTGATATTGAGTTAAAGAATGAAGCACAAGAAGACTGTGACCTTCTCATTAATACGTTCaggaagaagagaaaaaggaaagagaagggAAGGGATGAGATCTCTATTGAAGGTATTAGGTCTACTGAAACTGCTAAGTTGACAGAGGGACAAGCAGACAAATCACCCCTTCCAGTTTTGCCAGCATCTGGAGATTGCGGTCAACACTCAACGGCATTAAACCAGATAGAAGTTGCTGATGggtgcctggattctaacaagccTGATTTTCAGCTTCCAACGGATGTTCTTTTGCCTAGACTTGTGTTATGTCTTGCACACAATGGTAAAGTTGCATGGGATGTGAAATGGCGGCCTTTAAATGTTGATTTCGAGTCTTCTGAAGATATGCGTCGCATGGGCTATCTTGCTGTATTGCTTGGAAATGGTTCCTTGGAAGT GTGGGAGGTTCCCTCTCCAAGTAAGATCAAAGCTTTATATGCTTCTTACCAAACAGACTGTACTGATCCTCGATTTGTGAAACTTGCGCCAGTGTTCAAATGCTCGGAGTTGAAAACTGGGGACAGGCAAAG CATTCCCCTAACCTTGGAGTGGTCGCGTGCATCCCCACATGATTTAATTGTGGCAGGCTGCCATGATGGAACT gTTGCTTTGTGGAAATTCTCTCCAACTGGTTCCCCTATAG ATACCAAACCTTTGCTACGCTTCAGTGCAGATAATGCCCCTATAAGATCCCTTGCTTGGGCTCCCTGTGGTAG TGATGCAGAGAGTGTAAATGTAATTGCTACTGCTGGACATGGCGGCCTAAGGTTTTGGGACTTACG TGATCCATATCGCCCTCTATGGGACCTAAATCCGATGAGGAGAACCATATATAGTGTGGATTGGCTCCCAGATCCGAG GTGTGTCATTATGTCCTTCGATGATGGCACACTAAGGATTCTCAGCTTGTTGAAGTCTGCAAACGATGTTCCTGTCACTGGGAAGCCTTATGCAGGGACACAACAACAAGGACTGCATAGTTTATTCTGTTCATCATTTCCCGTCTGGAGTGTACAAGCCTCTAGACTGACAG GTATCGTTGCATATTGCAGTGCGGATGGTTATGTTGTTCATTTTCAG CTCACAGAAAAAGCGGTAGACAAAGATCCTTCTCGGAACAAGGCTCCACATTTTCTTTGTGGGTCACTGACAGATGAAGACGCAGCAGTAGCGGTCAATACTCCATTGCCTGGCCTTCCTTTCCCTCTGAAAAAGTCTTTGAATGAGTGGGGGGACACACCAAGGTCGACTCGTGGGTTTTCATCAGATTTCAATCATGCAAAGAAAGCGAAAGGTCAGCCAACATCAGATGATACAAGACTTG TTTTATGGGAAGCCGATGATACCTCAAATTGCGCATCTGAATTGTTGGTGGATTCTCAAAAAGGCAAATCAATTCCTAAAACCAAAGCTTCCAAAAAGAAAACATCCACTGCAGACCTAACTTTAGCAATCAGAGAAGAAGCTGCAGAGAATTCAGACGGAGGAGAAAAAAATcagaaggaagaaaaagaaatggaaattgATGTTTTTCCTTCCAAGATTGTAGCACTGCACAGAGTGAGATGGAACATGAACAAAGGGAGCGAAAGATGGTTGTGTTATGGAGGAGCTGCTGGAATTGTAAGGTGCCAAGAAATTTCCACACGTTTTCTCTAG